A stretch of DNA from Peptococcaceae bacterium 1198_IL3148:
CGATCAAAATTGGGTAATTCATGATATAAAAAGGGGGTTGGCGGCTTTTTATAACGGCAACCCATGGGTAATGGTGAAGTTAACAGCGGTCAAACAATTTAATTATGCAGCAAGCGAAGAATGTTACCAACAATTATGGAAGGATTACTATAATAGTGTTACTATAGCTAGTCGTAAAAACCCGAAGTTGCAACGGCAATTTATGCCGGTACGTTATTGGAATCATTTAATAGAAAAACAATAAAAGATTGCGATCGAGCCTCAACATTAACTTTACGCATTTTTATCACCTCCCATTGAGTTTATTAATAATTCTGTCAATATTGACAAAATCTTGCAAAAGTTAGATTTTTTAAGATAAACTTGACATAAAAGCGCGAAATTTTATATAATAGAAAAGCACCGTTCCTCGATAGCTCAATGGTGGAGCAACCGGCTGTTAACCGGTAGGTTGTAGGTTCGAGTCCTACTCGAGGAGCCATTTGGGCCCATAGCTCAACGGTTAGAGCGCCCGGCTCATAACCGGTCGGTTCTAGGTTCGAATCCTAGTGGGCCCACCAATAGAAGAGGGAGTATTGCTAGCGGCTTTAGCAATACTCCCTTTTTATATAACATATTTAATGTTTATAAATTCTTGCCGGCTTCAGTGTTTGCGGCTTGTCACAATTCCCTTCGATATGTAGGTGTTATATAATTATATCAACATGATCTTTTTGACCCCTATACTAACCCTGGTACAGACTTAATTGTGGACCAATATTACCACGGCATCGACTATAGCTTAGATTACTATGATGCCAATGATTATACTGATGATTTTGGCAGCGGTTTTGACGACTTTGGTGGGGGCTTTGGCAATAATTTTTAGTGACATCCCTTGAATTCCCCCTAATAATCAACTATACTTTTAATAGTTTAATATATTGGGAGCTTGTGGAAGCAGGCTGAGAGTGCGGCTAAACCGTCGCAGACCGATTGAACCTGTTGGGTAATGCCAGCGTAGGGAAAGTAGTTAGGTATTTTATGGGCACTTTGCTTTACGCAAGGTGCTTTTTTATTTTACCGAAGGGAATGATAAATTAATGGATTTGAAAAAGGTTGTTAACAATTTAGAGCTAGTGCGGGAAATATGCCCACTGGTTCACAACATGACAAATGTGGTGGTGACAAATTATACTGCCAATGGTTTATATGCCTTGGGAGCAGCACCGGTGATGGCTTACGCTAGGGAAGAAGTGGCTGATATGGCCAAAATAGCCGGAGCGGTAATGCTTAACATTGGTACTTTGGATGAGGCACAAGTGGCAGCGATGATCATTGCTGGCCAATCTGCCAACGCCAATGGTGTGCCGGTAATTTTTGACCCCGTCGGTGCTGGCGCAACCCCTTATCGCACCGCTGTGTCCCAAAAAATTCTTAAAGAAGTCAATATCTCTATTTTAAGGGGTAATGCCGGCGAAGTTGCCAACGTGATTGGTGAAAACTTGGCCGTTAAAGGGGTAGATGGCGGTGACGTTGGCGGTGATACTGTGGCCCTGGCTCAATTGGCAGCTAATAAATTAGGCACAGTGGTGGTCATCACCGGTAAAGACGACGTGGTTACCGATGGTCAAGTAACCTATGTCATCCATAACGGCCATGCTATATTAACTAAGGTTACTGGCACCGGTTGCTTGTTGTCCGCTGTGGTGGGAGCCTTTGCTGCAGTGGAAAAAGATTTGACATTGGCGGCCACATCAGCACTGGTTTACTATGGGGTGGCGGCAGAAATTGCTGCTGAAATGAAAGCCCCAGCAGGTCCCGGTAGTTTTCAAATAGAGTTTTTAAACCAGTTGGCCAAGGTGTCTGCTGGAGAGATAATGAAATATGGAGTGGTAGAAAAACTTTAGTAGAAAGAAGGCTAATAAATGAGTAACACATACAAGGCTTTGACCATCGCCGGATCAGACAGTGGCGGTGGTGCTGGCATTCAAGCGGATATAAAGACATTCCAAGAATTGGGTGTA
This window harbors:
- the thiM gene encoding hydroxyethylthiazole kinase, with product MKKVVNNLELVREICPLVHNMTNVVVTNYTANGLYALGAAPVMAYAREEVADMAKIAGAVMLNIGTLDEAQVAAMIIAGQSANANGVPVIFDPVGAGATPYRTAVSQKILKEVNISILRGNAGEVANVIGENLAVKGVDGGDVGGDTVALAQLAANKLGTVVVITGKDDVVTDGQVTYVIHNGHAILTKVTGTGCLLSAVVGAFAAVEKDLTLAATSALVYYGVAAEIAAEMKAPAGPGSFQIEFLNQLAKVSAGEIMKYGVVEKL